A genome region from Chryseobacterium sp. G0186 includes the following:
- a CDS encoding LysR family transcriptional regulator, producing MDIQQLKYFLALAKELHFWNTSAKMNITQSALSRHIQSLENELGVQLFYRDKRNVKLTPAGKFLQEKWGKEISQMESFHQLARQIHLGESGTIRIAHPDSISSSVLPDFIKKVSAAFPNLNLELFQLTNEIQEDYLKNYKIDLAFSRDINTYSAIHEKKLCHENLSFVVPENHHFKTLADISEETLKEQKFLLTTGDDGSSYDVLVQEVLDFYKINLSSYIRCEFGSTIISLIKNGLGISILPHSYHLHQNTGIRFIPLPFVTNLYIQWRKDDPNPILKNILELV from the coding sequence ATGGACATACAACAGCTCAAATATTTTCTGGCATTGGCCAAAGAACTTCATTTCTGGAATACATCCGCGAAAATGAATATTACACAATCTGCACTGAGCCGACACATTCAGTCTTTAGAAAATGAGCTGGGAGTTCAGTTGTTTTATCGCGATAAACGAAATGTAAAACTTACCCCTGCAGGAAAGTTTTTGCAGGAAAAATGGGGCAAGGAAATTAGTCAGATGGAATCTTTTCATCAGTTGGCCCGGCAAATTCATTTAGGTGAATCCGGAACGATAAGAATTGCGCATCCCGATTCCATCTCCTCTTCGGTGTTGCCCGATTTTATAAAAAAAGTTTCCGCAGCTTTTCCCAATCTTAATCTGGAATTGTTTCAGCTGACGAATGAGATCCAGGAAGATTATCTTAAAAATTACAAAATAGATCTGGCATTTTCACGGGATATCAATACGTATTCAGCCATTCATGAAAAGAAATTATGCCATGAGAATCTATCTTTCGTTGTTCCCGAAAATCATCATTTTAAAACCCTTGCTGATATTTCTGAAGAAACCTTGAAAGAGCAAAAATTTCTTCTCACAACAGGAGATGACGGCAGCAGCTATGATGTATTGGTGCAGGAAGTTCTCGATTTTTATAAAATCAATCTTAGCTCTTACATTCGCTGTGAGTTTGGATCTACCATTATTTCATTGATTAAAAACGGATTAGGCATTTCGATTCTGCCCCATTCTTATCATCTTCACCAAAATACCGGAATCCGTTTTATACCGCTTCCCTTTGTTACCAATTTGTACATTCAATGGCGAAAAGACGACCCTAATCCGATTCTTAAGAATATTCTGGAATTAGTGTAA
- a CDS encoding GNAT family N-acetyltransferase yields MEISITKIKENEIAVLQEIGKKTFSETFSESNTEESMAQYLETSFATEKLRAEVNDENSEFYLARVDHNVIGYIKLNTGASQTEVKGDNALEIERIYVSRDFHGKKVGQALYDKAMAIAKEKKVDYVWLGVWENNLRAIGFYEKNGFKEFDKHIFRLGNEDQTDIMMKLELKTDALKIEFFVKSFDELSTTELYKILKLRNEIFIIEQNCVYQDIDDKDLKCHHLICLVDGNLAGYTRIVPPGLTYEDASIGRVVIGSEYRGLGLGKQLMEHSIQGCKDFLKESTIRISAQLYLLKFYNSLGFKVVGEPYDEDGIPHIEMVLH; encoded by the coding sequence ATGGAAATAAGTATAACAAAAATTAAGGAAAACGAAATAGCAGTATTACAGGAGATTGGCAAAAAAACATTCTCTGAAACATTTTCCGAAAGTAATACGGAAGAAAGTATGGCGCAATATCTTGAAACAAGTTTTGCAACAGAAAAACTGAGGGCTGAAGTGAACGATGAAAACTCCGAATTCTATCTGGCAAGGGTAGATCATAATGTTATCGGATATATAAAGCTCAACACGGGCGCTTCACAAACTGAAGTTAAAGGAGATAATGCCCTTGAAATAGAAAGGATATATGTTTCCAGGGATTTTCACGGAAAGAAGGTAGGACAGGCTCTTTATGACAAGGCTATGGCCATTGCCAAGGAAAAAAAGGTAGATTACGTTTGGCTGGGCGTTTGGGAAAACAATTTGCGGGCTATTGGATTCTATGAGAAAAATGGATTTAAAGAATTTGATAAGCATATTTTCAGACTTGGAAATGAAGACCAGACCGATATTATGATGAAACTGGAGTTGAAAACCGACGCATTGAAAATTGAATTTTTTGTAAAATCATTTGATGAATTATCCACTACTGAACTCTACAAGATATTAAAATTAAGAAACGAAATATTTATTATAGAACAAAATTGTGTCTATCAGGATATTGATGATAAAGATTTAAAATGTCATCATTTGATATGTTTGGTGGATGGAAATTTGGCAGGATATACCAGAATTGTTCCGCCTGGTTTAACGTATGAAGACGCTTCAATTGGCCGTGTTGTGATAGGTTCGGAGTATAGAGGATTGGGACTGGGAAAACAATTGATGGAACATTCTATCCAAGGCTGTAAAGACTTTCTTAAGGAATCAACCATTCGGATCAGTGCACAATTGTACCTGTTGAAGTTTTACAATTCTCTGGGTTTCAAAGTAGTAGGAGAACCTTACGATGAAGACGGAATCCCGCATATAGAAATGGTTTTACACTAA
- a CDS encoding GNAT family N-acetyltransferase — protein MIIRKAVESDSEKIWVLMEQLAIFENYIDSFDITPEVVKESGFRKSPPDFYCLVAEDEGEIAGILVYYFLPYTAQNKPAIYMKELYVDENYRGQKIGEQLMDALKTEAQINNCSQIKWTVAPWNEAGQKFYNRLGAKENKDWLNYEWNI, from the coding sequence ATGATAATTAGAAAAGCAGTAGAATCCGACAGTGAAAAAATCTGGGTTTTGATGGAGCAATTGGCCATTTTCGAAAATTACATCGATAGTTTTGACATTACCCCTGAAGTGGTAAAAGAATCCGGTTTTAGAAAAAGTCCACCGGATTTTTATTGTTTAGTTGCGGAAGATGAAGGTGAAATTGCAGGAATATTGGTGTATTATTTTCTTCCTTACACGGCACAAAACAAGCCTGCCATCTATATGAAGGAGCTTTATGTAGACGAAAACTATCGCGGTCAGAAAATTGGGGAACAGCTTATGGATGCCTTGAAAACCGAGGCTCAAATAAACAATTGCTCACAAATAAAATGGACCGTTGCACCCTGGAATGAGGCTGGGCAAAAATTCTATAACCGGCTGGGAGCAAAAGAAAATAAGGATTGGTTGAATTACGAATGGAATATATAG
- a CDS encoding TrlF family AAA-like ATPase produces MINRGSEWRKWNFHVHTKGTNKNDQFTSKTLDEFFYTFFKKAYDNNVQAIGITDYFSIDRYKDSLEYVSQIQTKINSTTGAQLFTDEEINFIKNIFIFPNVELRMLPATDRARLINIHCIFNPDYVEHLENDFFGHLTNQDGKKMNKHGLIDYGQELDANLETDTLRYKKGVDNFVIDLTSLKKLINGNKKFNENCILVVSNSNQDGASGVQQHYDVFENEDGSLMGLRTSIYKISHCIFSTNPKDIKYFLGKRLEGSKDYNEDIYKKEVEEVINNRGSLKPCLVGCDSHSETTLFNKFTWIKADLTFEGLRQICFEPEQRVKIQTYKPDFKEEKVIIDKVKFISPNKKFLDTEIYLNSNLNVIIGGKSSGKSILLYSVAKTLLPDQEILLTDIAEEKYDLKSIDSGFNFEITSRSGISQLMFRDLEENSIMPDIKYIPQNYLVKLAEPELNKKGRPLNKLVRELINENPDSKSRYNNFIKNVKNFDKEREDLINHYFDLNDEIHKIEANLKTKSNKEVLETNIKTNTEKVEELNKEAGLSDEELIKYKEVQGKKADNNQKKEEFKEDFKHTNESLKEIGQQVDNLNTSKNTFINGIKDEGIKKYYCQKLDLISNLKHEIDSMVEEIKLVSDEEGKKSFTKDNKFKELVSTIEHTSKIINEELKPFQKNEQIQQQVKVLNDSISSDKKTLTEIDQLNKEKVEKNESLTKCKEDIFKIYDSTYQEYQQIITDLKGRTTDLEKDGLKIEGISQFNFVKLYKNIFEISDGRKAHYNYYPEIFNEQKKATSDFEYAIIKAELEKIFDEICNGNFAILPKVNRKDGIKILLDDYFFDYWRITYKNDKLGEMSTGKASFVILMLIIGLSISKSPILIDQPEDNLDNRSITRDLVFYLKNKKLERQIIVVTHNANIVVNSDAENIIVANQKGQNDVESSSEFLFDYINGAIENSSPINKEEKDLLKSMGIREHIADIVEGGKDAFLLREKRYRFEKLLS; encoded by the coding sequence ATGATAAACAGAGGCTCAGAATGGAGAAAATGGAATTTCCATGTACATACTAAAGGTACTAATAAAAATGATCAATTTACTTCCAAAACTTTAGATGAATTCTTTTACACATTTTTTAAAAAAGCATATGACAATAACGTTCAGGCAATCGGAATAACAGACTATTTCTCTATTGATCGATATAAAGATTCTTTGGAATATGTCTCACAAATTCAAACAAAAATTAATTCTACAACTGGAGCACAGTTGTTTACAGATGAAGAAATTAACTTTATTAAGAATATATTTATTTTTCCTAATGTAGAACTTAGAATGTTACCTGCCACAGATAGAGCTCGTCTAATAAATATACATTGTATTTTTAATCCCGACTACGTTGAACATCTTGAAAACGATTTTTTTGGTCACCTTACGAACCAAGATGGAAAAAAAATGAATAAACATGGTTTAATTGATTATGGACAAGAACTAGATGCGAATTTAGAAACAGATACTCTTAGATATAAAAAAGGAGTTGATAATTTTGTAATCGATTTAACATCCTTAAAAAAACTTATTAATGGAAATAAAAAATTTAATGAGAACTGCATATTAGTAGTTAGCAATTCAAACCAAGATGGAGCTTCTGGAGTTCAACAACATTATGATGTGTTTGAAAATGAAGATGGTTCATTAATGGGCCTAAGAACTTCTATTTATAAAATTTCGCATTGTATCTTTTCAACCAATCCAAAAGATATCAAATATTTTCTAGGAAAAAGATTAGAGGGTTCAAAAGATTATAACGAAGACATATATAAAAAAGAAGTTGAAGAAGTAATAAATAATAGAGGTTCTTTAAAGCCTTGCCTTGTTGGATGTGACTCCCACTCAGAAACCACTCTTTTCAATAAGTTTACGTGGATTAAAGCAGATTTAACATTTGAAGGGTTACGCCAGATATGCTTTGAGCCTGAGCAAAGAGTTAAAATACAAACTTATAAACCTGACTTTAAAGAAGAAAAAGTGATTATTGATAAGGTTAAATTTATTTCTCCTAATAAAAAATTTTTAGATACTGAAATTTATCTAAATTCAAACCTAAATGTAATTATTGGAGGTAAGTCTTCAGGAAAATCAATCCTCTTATATTCAGTCGCAAAAACACTTCTTCCCGATCAGGAAATATTATTGACAGATATTGCAGAAGAGAAATATGATTTAAAATCAATAGATAGTGGATTTAATTTTGAAATCACTTCAAGATCAGGTATTTCACAATTAATGTTTAGAGATTTGGAGGAAAACTCAATTATGCCCGATATAAAATATATTCCACAAAACTACTTAGTTAAACTAGCCGAACCAGAACTTAATAAGAAAGGACGACCTCTTAATAAACTTGTAAGAGAGTTGATTAACGAAAATCCTGACTCTAAATCAAGATACAATAATTTTATTAAAAATGTCAAAAACTTTGATAAAGAAAGAGAGGATCTAATTAATCATTACTTTGATTTGAATGATGAAATTCACAAAATAGAAGCAAATTTAAAAACTAAGTCGAATAAAGAAGTTCTAGAAACAAACATCAAAACGAATACTGAAAAAGTTGAAGAATTGAATAAAGAAGCTGGATTATCTGATGAAGAATTAATAAAATATAAAGAAGTACAAGGAAAAAAGGCTGATAACAATCAAAAAAAAGAAGAATTCAAGGAAGATTTTAAACATACTAATGAATCTTTAAAAGAAATTGGACAGCAGGTTGATAACTTAAACACTTCGAAAAATACATTTATTAATGGTATTAAAGATGAGGGTATAAAAAAATATTACTGTCAAAAATTAGATTTGATTTCAAATCTTAAACATGAGATAGATTCTATGGTAGAAGAAATTAAGTTAGTGTCAGACGAAGAAGGGAAGAAATCCTTTACTAAGGATAATAAATTTAAAGAGCTTGTATCTACTATTGAACATACATCTAAGATTATTAACGAAGAATTGAAACCTTTTCAAAAAAATGAACAAATTCAACAACAGGTTAAAGTATTAAATGATTCTATATCTTCTGATAAAAAAACACTGACTGAAATTGACCAACTCAATAAAGAAAAGGTAGAAAAGAATGAATCATTAACAAAATGTAAAGAGGATATATTTAAGATATATGATAGTACCTATCAAGAATATCAGCAAATTATTACTGATCTCAAAGGAAGAACAACAGATCTAGAAAAAGATGGACTAAAAATAGAAGGTATATCTCAATTTAATTTTGTGAAATTATATAAAAATATTTTTGAAATTAGTGATGGTAGAAAAGCTCATTATAATTACTATCCAGAGATATTTAATGAACAAAAAAAGGCAACTTCAGATTTTGAATATGCAATAATCAAAGCAGAGTTAGAAAAGATTTTCGACGAGATTTGTAATGGTAATTTTGCTATTCTTCCAAAAGTAAATAGAAAAGATGGAATAAAAATATTATTGGATGATTATTTCTTTGATTACTGGAGAATAACTTATAAAAATGATAAACTAGGAGAAATGTCAACAGGTAAAGCTAGTTTTGTAATTTTAATGTTGATTATTGGACTAAGTATATCGAAATCTCCTATTTTAATAGATCAACCAGAAGACAATTTAGATAACAGATCGATCACACGTGATTTAGTATTTTATTTAAAGAATAAAAAACTGGAACGTCAAATCATTGTAGTAACCCACAATGCTAATATTGTAGTAAACTCAGATGCAGAAAACATTATTGTAGCCAATCAAAAAGGTCAAAATGATGTTGAATCTTCTAGTGAGTTTTTATTTGATTATATAAATGGAGCGATTGAAAATAGTTCACCAATAAATAAAGAAGAAAAAGACCTTTTAAAATCAATGGGAATCAGAGAACATATTGCTGACATTGTAGAAGGAGGTAAAGATGCTTTTCTCCTTAGAGAAAAAAGATACCGTTTCGAAAAATTATTATCATAA
- a CDS encoding serine hydrolase domain-containing protein, with the protein MKRLFLLLIFHFFGITSSQSADYKRSIDSLMNYFQENNAFSGSVLLQKDRETIYRGEFNKFPNGTDTYRIGSITKIFTAVVVFQLIEEGKLRLDTKLSTFYPTIQNADEITIGNLLSHTSGIYNYLEWEDYYNQKSHIYPKENILKLIKQGKPESKPNRESSYSNSNYTLLGYIIEDITKKGYSENIKSRIINPLGLQNTYYETDERESFKRNNSYKFDGEVWLRENDTHPSFTLAAGAMVSTTEDLSRLMLALFSGNLVSKKSLEQMEKTDLQTGIGYGLFRTPFHDKNGYGHTGRIDEFRAATIYFTTDHLTLTILTNGTNIKLNDIALGIASKYYHTPYQRPDLTAYENINVPHTQIYTGVYSAKLAGIISIGKFRITQAGKNHLYLAMHDNEKEDAKESRKVLLKRTGENEFYSLEANAKLRFLLNKKGIVTGIKLMQ; encoded by the coding sequence ATGAAAAGACTCTTTCTTTTACTTATCTTCCACTTCTTTGGAATCACTTCTTCGCAAAGTGCTGATTACAAAAGATCAATTGACAGCCTGATGAATTATTTTCAGGAAAACAACGCTTTTTCAGGGAGTGTCTTGCTTCAAAAAGACAGAGAAACTATTTATAGAGGAGAGTTCAATAAGTTTCCAAACGGTACTGATACCTACAGAATAGGGTCAATTACTAAAATTTTCACTGCAGTTGTTGTTTTTCAGCTTATTGAGGAAGGAAAACTGAGACTTGACACGAAACTCAGTACGTTTTATCCGACCATACAAAATGCTGATGAAATAACAATCGGAAATCTTCTGAGCCATACCAGCGGAATTTATAATTATTTAGAGTGGGAAGACTATTACAACCAGAAAAGTCATATCTACCCCAAAGAAAATATACTGAAACTCATAAAGCAGGGTAAACCTGAATCTAAACCTAATCGGGAAAGCTCCTATAGCAACTCCAATTATACGTTATTGGGGTATATCATAGAAGATATAACGAAAAAGGGGTATTCGGAAAATATAAAATCCCGTATTATCAATCCATTGGGGCTTCAAAATACGTATTACGAAACAGATGAAAGAGAAAGCTTTAAGCGAAATAATTCCTATAAATTTGATGGAGAAGTCTGGTTGAGAGAAAATGATACCCACCCAAGTTTTACACTTGCTGCAGGGGCAATGGTTTCTACTACTGAAGATTTGTCCAGACTGATGTTGGCTCTTTTTAGTGGGAATCTGGTGTCCAAAAAATCATTGGAACAAATGGAAAAGACAGATTTGCAGACCGGGATCGGGTATGGGTTGTTCAGAACACCCTTTCATGATAAAAATGGATACGGTCATACCGGAAGAATTGATGAATTTCGGGCAGCTACAATCTACTTTACCACAGATCATCTGACGTTGACTATTCTTACAAATGGAACGAATATTAAACTGAATGATATCGCATTAGGGATAGCCTCAAAATATTATCATACTCCATATCAAAGACCGGATCTTACGGCATATGAAAATATAAATGTACCTCACACACAAATCTACACAGGGGTTTACAGTGCGAAATTAGCAGGAATTATCAGCATTGGAAAGTTCAGAATAACGCAGGCCGGGAAAAACCATTTATATCTTGCAATGCATGACAATGAAAAAGAAGATGCTAAGGAAAGCCGGAAGGTACTCCTGAAGAGAACCGGAGAAAATGAGTTTTATTCATTGGAAGCCAATGCAAAACTCAGGTTTTTACTCAATAAAAAAGGAATAGTAACCGGGATCAAGTTAATGCAGTGA
- a CDS encoding sensor histidine kinase — MNRYSFLRIFVNLVFIICIFSAPVINHDKNIPVGFIFFYNILLFAPAWLNNLWLLPKLQYNKRIQQYCVSIITIILCTTFILGQYLQWLYQSFHTTELINFTSVAATSSAPAGLEKYQYYFDVFPGIIIVLGIMMIGYAIQQFVLKIKKEKQIQTQQTIAELSVLKSQISPHFLFNVLNSLYSLSLKKSDETPDVVLKLSDILRYSLYETHVKEVSVTDEIHILNTYIDIERLRMPENVRITFQYDDIKKHVRITPMLLLPLLENAFKHGTDSTVGHSYIHAKLSCNDINLIFTCENNFKESRRKDVGGIGIENIRKRLHLMYPTRHQFQIEKSDDVFKVMLEIKF, encoded by the coding sequence TTGAACAGATATAGTTTTCTGAGAATATTTGTAAACCTTGTGTTTATCATCTGTATATTTTCAGCCCCTGTAATTAATCATGATAAGAATATTCCTGTAGGTTTTATTTTCTTTTATAACATTCTGCTTTTCGCTCCTGCGTGGCTGAATAATTTATGGCTTCTCCCCAAGCTTCAATACAATAAAAGGATACAGCAGTATTGTGTTTCTATAATTACCATCATCTTATGTACTACATTCATATTAGGTCAATATTTACAATGGTTATATCAGAGCTTTCATACTACAGAACTGATTAATTTCACTTCGGTTGCAGCCACCTCTTCTGCTCCGGCAGGACTAGAAAAGTACCAGTATTATTTTGATGTTTTTCCAGGAATTATTATTGTTTTGGGAATCATGATGATTGGGTATGCCATTCAACAATTTGTATTGAAAATCAAAAAAGAAAAACAAATACAGACTCAGCAAACCATTGCAGAACTTAGTGTATTAAAATCACAAATCAGCCCTCACTTTCTCTTCAATGTACTCAATAGCCTGTACTCTTTATCTCTTAAAAAATCAGATGAAACCCCGGATGTTGTTTTAAAACTCTCTGATATTCTGCGTTATTCTTTATACGAAACACATGTAAAAGAAGTTTCCGTCACCGATGAAATACATATTCTGAATACCTATATCGATATTGAAAGACTAAGAATGCCTGAAAATGTAAGGATCACATTTCAATACGATGATATAAAAAAACACGTCAGGATTACCCCCATGCTATTACTTCCCTTGTTAGAAAATGCATTCAAACATGGCACAGATTCTACGGTTGGACATTCTTACATCCATGCAAAACTAAGCTGCAATGATATTAACCTTATCTTTACTTGTGAAAATAATTTTAAAGAATCGAGGCGGAAAGATGTAGGCGGAATTGGAATTGAAAACATCCGCAAACGTTTACATTTGATGTATCCCACAAGGCATCAATTTCAAATTGAAAAAAGCGATGATGTTTTTAAAGTAATGCTTGAAATCAAATTCTAG
- a CDS encoding LytR/AlgR family response regulator transcription factor, whose product MTKIKCLVVDDEKLAQDVLIHHISKFEILQVESVCNNVFELITFLNRNKDIDLIFLDIKMPEISGTDFVNLFNHPPAIIYTTAYNQYALDAFDQSAIDYLLKPISLERFAKSIQKVTQFLRPVQQNQPLINAEKENESFYVKSDKRLMKINPAELIYIEGMGNYLNLHTETDTIMIHATLTSFEENLKHLHYISRVHKSFFINLNKINYLEQHVIILNNKKSIPIGLSYRQQFYDRLKIMQIK is encoded by the coding sequence ATGACAAAAATAAAATGTTTAGTAGTAGATGATGAAAAACTGGCTCAGGATGTTCTGATTCATCACATTTCAAAATTTGAAATTTTGCAGGTAGAAAGTGTTTGTAATAATGTTTTTGAATTGATTACTTTTCTCAATAGAAACAAAGACATCGATTTAATTTTTCTGGATATTAAAATGCCGGAAATCAGCGGAACAGATTTCGTTAATCTATTTAATCATCCACCTGCTATTATCTATACCACAGCATACAATCAATATGCATTAGATGCATTTGACCAAAGTGCTATTGATTATTTGCTTAAACCCATCTCTTTAGAACGTTTTGCCAAAAGCATCCAAAAAGTAACTCAATTCCTGAGACCTGTACAGCAGAATCAACCTCTCATCAATGCAGAAAAAGAGAATGAGAGCTTTTATGTGAAAAGTGATAAACGTTTGATGAAAATTAATCCTGCAGAATTAATTTATATTGAAGGAATGGGCAATTACTTGAATCTACACACCGAAACCGATACGATAATGATTCACGCAACCTTAACTTCCTTTGAAGAAAACTTAAAACACCTCCATTATATTTCTAGGGTTCATAAATCATTTTTTATCAATCTCAATAAAATAAATTATCTCGAACAGCATGTCATTATATTGAACAATAAAAAAAGTATCCCCATAGGATTAAGTTACCGTCAACAGTTTTATGATCGGTTGAAAATAATGCAGATAAAATAG
- a CDS encoding S41 family peptidase, translated as MKVKVLFLLLFLKINFSVAQSSSLFDKSLKKDSITSEFTELYNLINTIHPGQFMFTSKKEFDKTYFDLKSSIKNDLSIVEYYKLTATLMAKIKDGHTAVDRGNISTLLKEKLVFPFSIYKIEDQYYFDRSIAENNNYTGLQILTINGKNIHSVVNEIKQFIHLEGNNETGLNTRFKNFPFYYFIYNQSEGFEIEYIDENKRVQKAIFKGITYDTFTKNTAENILPLTTDFRVNNIAILKFHSFENGYNEADRKAAQEQLDTFFAKIDSLKIKNLVIDLRDNSGGAAEIANYLFSYLVNVPYSYLEYMGAKYNSGKDWKHYAQFPANIEEINLGETKRINGLNCYTSTNSPDDYWWFKKQENKANFYKGKISVLMNGGCFSTTGHLLSLMREYKIGKFYGEYSQGSNYSNSGGQAFILPYSKTRVWIPTFQYKMKTPNFINDPKGIKPDIEIQIQPNDLKTKFDRQMDFVIKSIQK; from the coding sequence ATGAAAGTTAAAGTTTTATTTCTGCTCTTATTTTTGAAAATAAATTTCAGTGTTGCACAAAGCAGCTCTTTGTTTGATAAATCCTTAAAAAAAGACAGTATTACTTCTGAATTTACAGAGTTGTACAACCTGATCAATACGATTCATCCCGGACAGTTTATGTTTACTTCGAAAAAAGAGTTTGACAAAACCTATTTTGATTTAAAAAGCTCAATCAAAAATGATTTATCAATTGTAGAATACTATAAACTGACTGCTACATTGATGGCAAAAATTAAAGATGGGCATACAGCAGTTGACAGAGGTAACATTTCAACATTACTAAAAGAAAAGTTAGTTTTCCCATTCAGCATTTACAAAATTGAGGATCAATATTATTTTGACAGATCAATTGCAGAAAACAACAATTATACAGGTTTACAGATCCTTACAATAAACGGAAAAAACATTCATTCAGTGGTAAACGAAATCAAACAGTTTATTCATCTTGAAGGAAATAATGAAACGGGATTAAATACAAGGTTTAAAAATTTTCCTTTCTATTATTTTATATATAATCAATCCGAAGGATTTGAAATCGAATATATTGATGAGAATAAACGTGTTCAAAAAGCAATTTTTAAGGGAATTACTTATGATACCTTTACAAAAAACACTGCCGAAAATATTCTGCCATTAACGACAGACTTCAGAGTCAATAACATTGCCATACTTAAATTTCATTCTTTTGAAAATGGCTACAACGAAGCTGATAGAAAGGCTGCCCAAGAACAGTTAGATACTTTTTTTGCAAAGATTGACAGTCTAAAAATCAAAAATTTGGTTATAGACCTACGTGACAACAGTGGTGGTGCGGCGGAAATAGCCAATTACTTATTTTCATATCTGGTGAATGTACCCTATTCTTATCTTGAGTACATGGGTGCAAAATACAACAGTGGAAAAGACTGGAAACACTACGCACAGTTTCCTGCTAATATTGAAGAAATAAATTTAGGAGAAACTAAACGTATAAACGGACTCAATTGTTATACCTCTACAAACAGTCCAGACGATTACTGGTGGTTTAAAAAACAAGAAAATAAAGCAAATTTCTACAAAGGAAAAATCAGTGTTTTGATGAATGGTGGATGTTTTTCAACAACCGGACATTTATTGTCATTAATGCGGGAGTATAAAATTGGAAAATTCTACGGTGAATACTCTCAAGGAAGTAACTATAGTAATTCAGGAGGGCAGGCATTTATTTTACCCTATTCGAAAACACGGGTTTGGATCCCTACTTTTCAATACAAAATGAAAACGCCTAATTTTATTAATGATCCAAAAGGAATAAAACCAGATATTGAAATACAAATACAACCCAACGACCTGAAGACAAAATTTGATAGACAAATGGATTTTGTAATAAAATCCATCCAAAAATAG
- a CDS encoding glycosyltransferase, with amino-acid sequence MKISLCLIVKNEEKVLGRCLENVAKFADEIIIVDTGSTDNTKEIAQQFTDKVFDFEWINDFSAARNFAFSKAVMDYQMWLDADDVVPEKSVAEINELKKTLKDHVEMVTMKYVLSFDQNNNPVFHSTRERLFKRSKNYQWMDPVHECIPLIGNLHYTDIEIWHKKAKSEEPSTRNIDIYRTLEKNGKEFSARQWYYYARELKDHQETTKAVACYEKFLNLGSGWVEDIITACHQLAIEYKKMGAREKILPILFKSFEYDIPRPEICCELGYYYKEEQNYHQAFKWFDLATRLPDSNPVGFVFSDYSGYIPNIEACVCLSFLGEYKKANEYNEKASLSRPDCSSVRQNREYLRDRM; translated from the coding sequence ATGAAAATAAGCTTGTGTCTAATTGTGAAAAATGAGGAGAAAGTTCTAGGCAGATGTTTAGAGAATGTAGCAAAATTTGCAGATGAAATCATCATTGTAGATACCGGCTCTACGGATAACACCAAAGAAATTGCTCAACAATTTACAGACAAAGTTTTCGATTTCGAATGGATTAATGATTTTTCGGCAGCGCGTAATTTTGCATTTTCCAAAGCGGTTATGGATTATCAGATGTGGCTGGATGCTGATGATGTTGTTCCGGAAAAATCAGTTGCAGAAATCAATGAGCTGAAGAAAACCCTGAAAGATCATGTTGAAATGGTCACTATGAAATATGTTTTGTCCTTTGACCAAAACAACAATCCTGTTTTTCATTCAACACGGGAAAGATTATTTAAAAGAAGTAAAAATTATCAATGGATGGATCCGGTTCACGAATGCATTCCTTTGATCGGTAATTTACATTATACGGATATTGAAATTTGGCACAAAAAGGCAAAGTCTGAAGAGCCTTCTACGAGAAATATAGATATATACAGAACTTTAGAGAAGAATGGAAAAGAGTTTTCTGCAAGACAATGGTATTATTATGCCAGGGAACTGAAAGACCATCAAGAGACCACTAAAGCTGTAGCCTGTTATGAAAAGTTTTTAAATTTAGGTTCGGGCTGGGTAGAAGATATCATCACGGCTTGTCATCAGCTAGCCATTGAATATAAAAAGATGGGTGCTAGAGAAAAAATCCTGCCGATCTTATTCAAAAGCTTTGAATATGATATACCGAGACCGGAAATATGTTGTGAATTAGGATATTACTATAAAGAGGAGCAAAATTATCACCAGGCATTTAAATGGTTTGATTTGGCGACAAGGCTTCCTGATTCTAATCCTGTAGGTTTTGTATTTTCTGATTATTCAGGATATATTCCTAATATTGAGGCTTGTGTTTGTTTATCTTTTTTAGGAGAATATAAAAAAGCCAACGAATACAATGAGAAAGCCTCCCTTTCAAGACCAGACTGTTCTTCTGTAAGACAAAATAGAGAGTATTTAAGAGATCGAATGTAA